Proteins found in one Irregularibacter muris genomic segment:
- a CDS encoding BCCT family transporter, giving the protein MNDDHTKELEEKLYSRNFKGFGFDMNPVVSIVAGLFILLFSGYALINLDRASVMFEGIKNLILSRFDWIFVLSSNVFIVVCLLFAFSKLGNVRIGGYHSKPEFSNFAWYSMLISAGMGIGLMFWSVGEPLQHSNILPPIFENSNQAYSAMATTFFHWGMHPWGIYALISLALAYFAYNKNMPLSLRSVFYPIFKDKVFGVLGDIIDILAILSCLFGLATSLGLGVQQINSGLNYLFGIPFSVNIQVVLIAIITLMATASVVSGLDKGVKILSELNIRIAAVFMLAVLLIGPTGYILRLFSNSLGIYINDFIKTSFFISEKNSAWQGQWSIFYLAWWISWSPFVGMFIAKISKGRTIREFVLAVLIVPSLLSFLWVSVFGGTAIYLNNLADGSLFQVVQDQLPVALFEMINLLKMPVFQGSLRVLLSIVGTILVISFFVTSSDSGSLVVDNISSGGKPNSPIPQRVFWAFMEGFVAAVLLLIGGEKALNALQTAVITTGLPFAIILLVMSVLLIMSLQEAYKKQKAIRDVQRHKRIYEKYIRGKTK; this is encoded by the coding sequence ATGAATGATGATCATACCAAAGAATTAGAAGAAAAACTATATAGTAGGAACTTTAAGGGTTTTGGCTTTGATATGAACCCTGTAGTATCTATTGTAGCTGGGTTATTTATTCTATTATTTTCTGGCTATGCCTTGATTAATTTAGATCGAGCTAGTGTAATGTTTGAGGGAATAAAAAATCTTATCCTATCTCGATTTGATTGGATATTCGTACTATCTAGTAATGTTTTCATTGTTGTCTGCCTTCTCTTTGCCTTTTCCAAATTGGGGAATGTCAGAATTGGGGGTTATCATAGTAAACCTGAATTTTCTAACTTTGCTTGGTATTCTATGTTAATCTCTGCCGGTATGGGAATTGGTTTAATGTTTTGGTCTGTAGGGGAACCCCTACAACACTCTAATATTCTTCCTCCTATATTTGAAAATTCTAACCAGGCCTATTCCGCTATGGCTACGACATTTTTTCACTGGGGAATGCACCCTTGGGGAATCTATGCATTAATTTCTCTGGCCTTAGCCTATTTTGCCTATAATAAAAATATGCCTCTTTCCTTGCGCTCGGTATTTTACCCTATATTCAAAGACAAAGTATTTGGAGTTTTGGGGGACATTATAGATATTTTAGCTATTCTATCCTGTTTATTTGGACTAGCTACCTCTTTGGGACTAGGGGTACAGCAAATCAATAGTGGATTAAATTATTTATTTGGTATTCCCTTTAGTGTAAATATACAGGTAGTACTTATTGCCATCATTACCCTTATGGCCACTGCCTCAGTTGTTTCAGGCCTGGATAAAGGCGTGAAAATTCTATCTGAATTAAATATACGTATTGCAGCTGTATTTATGCTGGCTGTTCTTCTCATTGGACCTACGGGATATATCCTACGACTATTTTCCAATTCTTTAGGAATCTATATTAATGATTTTATTAAGACCTCTTTTTTTATTTCAGAAAAAAATAGTGCATGGCAAGGCCAATGGTCTATATTTTATTTAGCTTGGTGGATATCTTGGTCACCCTTTGTAGGAATGTTTATTGCAAAAATCTCTAAGGGTCGAACCATTCGAGAGTTTGTCTTGGCGGTGTTAATTGTTCCCTCCTTATTGTCCTTTTTATGGGTATCAGTATTTGGGGGTACGGCAATTTATCTTAATAATCTGGCAGACGGTAGTTTATTTCAGGTAGTACAGGATCAGTTACCCGTTGCTCTTTTTGAAATGATTAATCTACTAAAAATGCCTGTTTTTCAAGGTAGTCTCCGAGTCTTACTCTCTATCGTTGGGACAATATTGGTAATTTCATTTTTTGTTACCTCTAGTGACTCGGGTTCTCTGGTAGTGGATAATATCTCCTCCGGTGGCAAACCCAATTCTCCCATACCCCAAAGAGTATTTTGGGCTTTTATGGAAGGATTTGTGGCAGCTGTTCTTTTATTAATCGGTGGAGAGAAGGCTCTAAATGCCCTTCAAACAGCTGTAATCACCACAGGCCTGCCCTTTGCCATTATTCTTCTTGTGATGAGTGTTCTGCTGATCATGAGTCTACAGGAAGCCTATAAAAAGCAGAAAGCTATTCGGGATGTACAAAGACATAAAAGGATTTATGAAAAATATATTCGAGGGAAAACAAAATAA
- the galE gene encoding UDP-glucose 4-epimerase GalE has protein sequence MQVLITGGAGYIGSHTCVELLNEGYDIVVVDNLSNSKMQALERVKEITGKDFKFYQIDLLDKEGLEKVFSDNAIDAVIHFAGLKAVGESVGIPLKYYHNNITGTLMLCEVMEKHQIKKMVFSSSATVYGMPDRVPISEDFPLSTTNPYGSTKLMIENILQDVYVGDNEWSVALLRYFNPIGAHESGRIGEDPSGMPNNLMPYITQVAVGKREKLSVFGNNYDTHDGTGVRDYIHVVDLAKGHIKALEKIMNTTGVEAYNLGTGTGYSVLDIVKNFEKATGQKIAYELTDRRPGDIAKCYADVTKAKKELGWIAEKGIEDMCRDSWRWQERNPSGYQV, from the coding sequence ATGCAAGTTTTGATTACTGGTGGAGCGGGATATATAGGAAGCCATACCTGTGTAGAGCTATTAAATGAAGGCTATGATATTGTAGTAGTGGATAATCTTTCCAATAGTAAGATGCAGGCTTTAGAGAGAGTAAAGGAAATCACCGGTAAGGACTTTAAGTTTTATCAGATAGATCTATTGGATAAGGAAGGACTAGAGAAAGTATTTTCAGATAATGCTATAGATGCGGTCATCCATTTTGCGGGATTAAAGGCTGTAGGGGAATCGGTGGGTATACCCTTGAAATATTATCACAACAATATCACAGGAACTTTAATGCTTTGTGAAGTCATGGAGAAACACCAAATCAAGAAAATGGTATTTAGTTCCTCGGCTACTGTATATGGTATGCCCGATAGGGTGCCTATTTCGGAAGATTTCCCCTTGAGTACTACCAATCCCTATGGGAGTACCAAGCTAATGATAGAAAACATCCTTCAGGATGTATACGTAGGGGATAATGAGTGGAGTGTAGCCCTACTGAGATACTTTAATCCTATTGGTGCCCATGAAAGTGGGAGAATAGGGGAAGACCCCAGCGGTATGCCCAATAACCTCATGCCCTATATAACCCAAGTGGCCGTAGGCAAGAGAGAGAAGCTCAGTGTTTTTGGAAATAATTATGATACCCATGATGGTACTGGAGTTAGGGATTATATTCATGTGGTAGATCTCGCCAAGGGACATATTAAAGCCCTAGAGAAAATTATGAATACTACAGGGGTAGAAGCCTATAATCTGGGGACAGGAACAGGCTATAGTGTACTAGATATTGTAAAAAACTTTGAAAAGGCTACAGGACAAAAAATAGCCTATGAATTAACAGACAGAAGACCAGGAGATATTGCCAAATGCTATGCAGATGTTACGAAGGCAAAAAAAGAATTAGGGTGGATAGCAGAAAAAGGCATTGAGGATATGTGCAGGGATTCTTGGAGATGGCAGGAAAGAAATCCCAGTGGATACCAAGTATAA
- a CDS encoding alanine/glycine:cation symporter family protein, giving the protein MENMTKILEQIDAWVWGPPLLVLLVGTGIYLTIRLGVLQVFKLPLALRYLFAKEEEGAQGDVSSFAALCTALAATIGTGNIVGVATAIKAGGPGALFWMWVAAFFGMATKYGEGLLAVKYRVVDDNGQMSGGPMYYIERGLGKKWLAKMFALFGIGVAFFGIGTFPQVNAIAEATKITFQLPVVVASIIITVLVALVTLGGIKSIAKVAEILVPFMAVFYILGSLIILGLHIKLLPQTIALVVKSAFTPTAATGGFLGATMMFALRNGVARGVFSNESGLGSAPIASAAAKTNSCVEQGLISMTGTFIDTLIVCTMTGLVLIMTGAWQGNLEGAQMTNAAFSQGLPGIGAFIVTIGLIFFAFTTILGWNYYGERCTEYLFGVKGIKPYKYIFIVLVAMGALLKLDTIWILADIVNGLMAIPNLIGLIGLSGVIVAETKGYFAQIKKGKSLSRTETFLPGNK; this is encoded by the coding sequence ATGGAAAACATGACAAAAATATTGGAACAAATTGATGCCTGGGTGTGGGGACCACCCTTATTGGTCCTATTGGTAGGTACTGGAATTTATCTCACGATTCGTTTAGGAGTATTACAAGTTTTTAAACTGCCTCTAGCCCTACGCTATTTATTTGCTAAGGAGGAAGAGGGTGCCCAAGGAGATGTATCTAGTTTTGCGGCCCTTTGTACTGCCCTAGCAGCTACCATCGGTACGGGTAATATTGTAGGGGTAGCCACTGCCATTAAGGCCGGTGGACCAGGGGCTTTATTTTGGATGTGGGTGGCAGCTTTTTTTGGTATGGCTACCAAATACGGGGAAGGATTATTGGCGGTAAAGTATAGGGTGGTAGATGACAATGGTCAGATGTCAGGCGGCCCTATGTACTATATAGAAAGAGGTCTTGGTAAGAAGTGGCTGGCTAAGATGTTTGCCCTATTTGGCATTGGGGTGGCTTTTTTTGGCATAGGGACTTTCCCCCAAGTCAATGCCATTGCAGAGGCAACCAAAATCACCTTTCAGCTACCTGTTGTTGTTGCTTCTATTATCATCACTGTTCTTGTAGCTTTGGTGACCTTGGGAGGAATTAAGAGTATTGCCAAAGTAGCAGAAATCCTGGTGCCCTTTATGGCGGTATTTTATATTTTAGGCTCCTTGATCATTTTAGGACTTCATATTAAATTATTACCCCAAACCATAGCCTTGGTGGTGAAATCTGCCTTTACTCCTACTGCAGCTACAGGAGGATTTTTAGGGGCTACCATGATGTTTGCCCTTAGAAATGGTGTAGCAAGGGGAGTTTTTTCCAATGAATCGGGCTTAGGAAGTGCACCCATTGCCAGTGCAGCTGCTAAGACCAATTCTTGTGTGGAGCAAGGGCTTATCTCCATGACGGGTACTTTCATTGATACCCTTATTGTATGTACCATGACAGGTTTGGTATTGATCATGACAGGGGCATGGCAGGGAAATCTTGAAGGAGCACAGATGACCAATGCAGCCTTTAGTCAGGGACTACCGGGAATAGGTGCTTTTATTGTAACCATAGGTTTGATCTTCTTTGCCTTTACCACTATTTTAGGATGGAATTATTATGGGGAAAGATGTACCGAGTATTTATTTGGAGTAAAGGGAATTAAACCCTATAAATATATTTTTATTGTGTTAGTGGCTATGGGGGCACTATTAAAGTTAGATACTATCTGGATATTGGCAGATATCGTCAATGGCTTAATGGCTATTCCCAATTTGATTGGCCTTATTGGGCTAAGCGGTGTAATTGTTGCAGAAACCAAAGGATATTTTGCCCAGATCAAGAAGGGGAAAAGTTTATCTAGGACAGAAACCTTCCTCCCAGGAAATAAATAG
- a CDS encoding CdaR family transcriptional regulator: MHSNLYISERYLQSILYEMKEIVEQDLIFMNPKGEIIASTDPERLGSVHYGAIKVAKTRQDLVIHSHTKYRGAKKGINMPVILNNKIIGVIGITGDSNEIEKYVKIIKRLTEILVRDGYIKDLENNEMEKDRMIMESLLFNDREIDENYIIKYKNLFNITDNIPRIILVATVVGHENKRILNKDKVHRLFRLVLKDEKTIISLFGNNIVIMVEVENEYRKQIHTMIGYVKNRVKQEANLHLKFGIGDVQRELSNIKKSYIKASDALKWSLAVTKKEITYYDDMDTEILFNNIPSNHIHEYIDKVLGRLNPSELNAYSKISDLYEKHNGSIKRISEELFIHKNTLQYKINKLAKITGYDMRILHDFTVLRTAFILRKFNE, encoded by the coding sequence ATGCATAGTAATCTGTATATTTCTGAAAGATATTTGCAAAGTATTTTATATGAAATGAAAGAAATTGTGGAACAGGATTTAATTTTTATGAATCCCAAAGGAGAAATCATCGCCTCCACTGACCCTGAGCGTCTAGGTAGTGTTCATTATGGGGCAATAAAGGTTGCAAAAACCAGACAGGATTTGGTTATCCATAGCCATACCAAGTATAGGGGAGCTAAAAAAGGGATCAATATGCCAGTGATCTTAAACAATAAAATCATTGGAGTTATTGGCATCACAGGGGATAGTAATGAAATAGAAAAATATGTAAAAATCATTAAACGTTTGACAGAAATCCTAGTGAGGGATGGTTACATCAAGGACTTAGAAAATAACGAAATGGAAAAAGATCGAATGATAATGGAATCCCTACTCTTTAATGATAGGGAAATCGATGAAAATTATATTATAAAATACAAAAATCTATTTAATATTACCGATAATATTCCCCGTATTATCCTTGTAGCCACTGTGGTAGGCCATGAAAATAAAAGAATTTTAAATAAAGACAAGGTTCATCGATTATTTCGCTTGGTATTAAAGGATGAAAAAACCATTATCTCCCTATTTGGAAATAATATTGTCATTATGGTAGAAGTGGAGAATGAATACAGAAAACAAATTCACACTATGATTGGCTATGTGAAAAACAGAGTCAAACAAGAAGCAAACCTCCACTTGAAATTTGGAATAGGTGATGTACAAAGAGAATTATCCAATATAAAAAAATCCTATATTAAAGCCAGTGATGCTCTAAAATGGTCCCTTGCCGTGACCAAAAAAGAAATTACCTACTATGATGATATGGACACAGAAATCCTTTTTAATAACATTCCCTCAAATCATATCCATGAATATATTGATAAAGTCTTAGGCAGGCTAAACCCTTCGGAATTAAATGCCTACTCCAAGATTAGTGATCTTTATGAAAAACATAATGGCTCCATCAAAAGAATTTCTGAAGAATTATTTATCCATAAAAATACACTTCAATATAAAATTAACAAACTGGCTAAAATAACAGGATATGATATGCGTATCCTACATGACTTTACCGTCCTTCGCACAGCCTTTATATTAAGAAAATTTAATGAATAA
- a CDS encoding electron transfer flavoprotein subunit beta/FixA family protein, translating to MNITVCIKQVPSTSEVEIDEKTGNLKRDGVDSKINPYDLFALEEAVRIKKKNNATVNALTMGPNQAEEILHEAYCLGADQGYLITDRKCAGADVLATSKALSEGIKKVGKSDLIICGKQTTDGDTAQVGAEIAELLGIPHANNVLEIKEVKEDSIILDIDLPTMVQTIEMQLPCLLSVDKDINQPRLPSYKLKKVTKDKKILSFGVADFEDSDESHYGMNGSPTQVVRIFPPESTKETETWEGNSDELAEKMAQKILELKIL from the coding sequence ATGAATATTACTGTATGTATCAAACAAGTTCCTAGTACTTCTGAAGTTGAAATTGATGAAAAAACAGGCAACTTAAAGCGGGACGGTGTAGATTCTAAAATTAATCCCTACGATTTATTTGCCTTAGAGGAAGCAGTAAGAATTAAAAAGAAAAATAATGCCACAGTTAATGCCCTTACCATGGGGCCCAATCAAGCAGAAGAGATTCTACATGAAGCCTATTGCTTAGGAGCAGATCAGGGCTATCTAATTACCGATAGAAAATGTGCTGGCGCAGACGTATTGGCTACGTCAAAGGCTTTATCCGAGGGCATCAAAAAAGTTGGAAAGTCCGACTTAATTATCTGTGGTAAGCAAACAACCGATGGAGATACTGCCCAAGTAGGCGCCGAGATTGCTGAATTATTAGGCATCCCCCATGCAAATAATGTATTGGAAATCAAAGAAGTGAAAGAGGATTCTATCATCTTAGATATAGATTTACCCACCATGGTGCAAACCATTGAAATGCAACTGCCTTGCCTACTCTCTGTAGACAAGGATATCAATCAACCTAGATTACCATCCTATAAGCTAAAAAAGGTGACCAAGGATAAAAAAATTCTCTCCTTTGGTGTAGCTGATTTTGAAGATTCAGATGAATCTCATTATGGTATGAACGGCTCTCCTACTCAGGTAGTTCGAATATTCCCTCCTGAGTCTACCAAAGAAACAGAAACCTGGGAGGGCAACTCTGATGAGCTTGCTGAAAAAATGGCTCAAAAAATTCTAGAGCTAAAAATTTTATAG
- a CDS encoding electron transfer flavoprotein subunit alpha/FixB family protein has translation MAKIEIIQSEKINDPQGQEIIGICPFGAIEFNDGKLDINSACKMCKICTKQKPQYFKFVEDKKKKEIDKSLWNGVVVYVEHTYGDIHPVTFELLGKARELAHKIGHEVFALFAGYDIQEKAQELLHYGADKVFVYDKKELKDFRIEPYAKVFEDFIHKQKPSVVLVGGTTIGRSLAPRVAARFKTGLTADCTCLEIDANTDLSQIRPAFGGNIMAHIKTPNSRPQFATVRYKIFTSLERMCQPKGQIISCDIDKSSLTSKIKVLDIREKEKAKYIEDAEVLVVAGRAIQKEEDLAMIENLANQLGGMVASTRPLIEAGWTDPKVQIGLSGRTVKPKLIITCGVSGSVQFRAGMENSDTIIAINSDPKASIFDIANYSIIGDIYEVIPKLIAKLQLEKADEAAATQA, from the coding sequence ATGGCGAAAATAGAAATTATTCAAAGTGAAAAAATAAATGACCCCCAAGGCCAAGAAATAATAGGCATTTGCCCCTTTGGAGCAATAGAATTTAATGATGGAAAATTAGACATTAATTCTGCCTGTAAAATGTGTAAGATCTGCACTAAACAAAAACCACAGTATTTTAAATTTGTAGAGGATAAGAAAAAGAAAGAAATTGATAAATCCCTTTGGAATGGAGTAGTGGTATATGTAGAACATACCTATGGAGATATTCACCCTGTCACCTTTGAGCTCCTAGGAAAGGCTAGAGAGTTAGCCCATAAAATCGGCCATGAAGTATTCGCTCTATTTGCAGGATATGATATCCAAGAAAAAGCTCAGGAATTATTACATTATGGGGCAGATAAAGTATTTGTTTATGATAAAAAAGAGTTAAAAGACTTTCGTATAGAACCCTATGCAAAGGTATTTGAGGATTTTATCCATAAGCAAAAGCCATCAGTGGTATTGGTTGGCGGGACCACGATTGGTAGAAGTTTAGCTCCCAGGGTAGCTGCTCGATTTAAAACAGGATTAACTGCGGATTGTACCTGTTTAGAAATTGATGCAAATACAGATTTATCCCAGATTAGACCTGCCTTCGGGGGAAATATCATGGCCCATATAAAAACTCCAAATAGTAGACCCCAATTTGCAACCGTCCGCTATAAGATCTTCACTTCCCTTGAACGGATGTGTCAACCAAAGGGACAAATTATTTCCTGTGATATCGATAAAAGTTCTCTAACCTCAAAAATAAAGGTCCTCGATATTCGTGAAAAAGAAAAGGCAAAATACATTGAGGATGCCGAAGTGTTGGTGGTGGCAGGTAGAGCAATACAAAAAGAAGAAGATCTGGCTATGATAGAAAATTTAGCTAATCAATTGGGTGGAATGGTGGCCAGTACCCGCCCTCTTATTGAAGCAGGTTGGACTGATCCTAAGGTACAAATCGGACTTTCCGGGAGAACAGTAAAACCAAAACTCATCATTACCTGTGGAGTCAGTGGTTCTGTCCAATTCCGAGCGGGTATGGAAAATTCCGATACCATTATCGCTATTAATTCTGATCCAAAAGCCTCTATTTTTGACATAGCAAACTACTCTATTATTGGTGATATTTATGAAGTAATCCCTAAATTGATTGCAAAATTGCAACTTGAAAAGGCCGATGAGGCCGCTGCTACTCAAGCATAA
- a CDS encoding FAD-binding oxidoreductase, which produces MKYKKIDEEDIKYLTSVVGEDSIFVGEENIHDDYSGDELAGIERYPEALIYAKNTEEISKVLRYANENHISVTTRGQGTGLVGGSIALCGGIMLSTEKMNQILEIDEENLTVTVEPGVLLMELTEFVESHDLFYPPDPGEKSASIGGNISTNAGGMRAVKYGVTRDYVRGIEFVLPNGEIMNFGGKIVKNSSGYSLKDMVVGAEGTLGVVSKLILKLLPLPKYKLSLLIPFEDLSKAIKTVPEIIKSKNIPTAIEFMQGEVILAAEEFLGKKFPDNSSDAYLLLQFDGNSKEELENAYEKVADICLDCEALDVLIADTDERHDSIWSARGAFLEAIKASTTHMDECDVVVPRNKVSDFVIFTHQLQEKYNMRISSFGHAGDGNLHIYLLKDEMDDETWNKKAGEVFKKMYNKAFEMGGAVSGEHGIGFAKIPYLEDEFGEEGMELFRGIKLAFDPNEIMNPGKLGSNYKVNLYQ; this is translated from the coding sequence ATGAAATATAAAAAAATTGATGAAGAAGATATCAAATACCTTACATCCGTAGTAGGTGAGGATAGTATCTTTGTAGGGGAAGAAAACATACACGATGATTATAGCGGAGATGAATTGGCCGGTATTGAAAGATACCCGGAAGCGCTCATCTATGCTAAAAATACTGAAGAAATTTCCAAGGTTTTACGATATGCCAATGAAAATCATATTTCTGTTACCACAAGAGGCCAGGGAACTGGTTTAGTGGGCGGGTCTATCGCCCTATGTGGAGGAATTATGCTCAGTACAGAAAAAATGAATCAGATTTTAGAAATTGACGAGGAAAATCTTACTGTCACTGTAGAACCGGGAGTATTATTAATGGAGCTTACTGAATTTGTAGAGTCCCATGACCTTTTCTATCCTCCAGATCCTGGGGAAAAAAGCGCATCCATTGGGGGGAATATCTCTACCAACGCCGGCGGCATGAGAGCTGTAAAATATGGAGTGACTAGAGACTATGTCAGAGGTATAGAATTTGTACTGCCCAATGGTGAGATTATGAATTTTGGAGGTAAGATCGTTAAAAACAGTTCGGGGTACAGCTTAAAGGATATGGTGGTAGGTGCTGAAGGCACCTTAGGGGTAGTGAGCAAACTTATTCTTAAGCTATTGCCCCTTCCTAAATATAAGCTTAGTTTATTAATTCCCTTTGAGGACCTTTCAAAGGCCATCAAGACCGTCCCTGAGATTATTAAATCTAAGAATATTCCAACGGCTATAGAATTTATGCAAGGAGAGGTTATTCTTGCGGCAGAAGAATTTTTAGGAAAGAAATTCCCAGATAACTCCTCTGATGCCTATTTACTTCTGCAATTTGATGGAAATTCAAAGGAAGAATTGGAAAATGCCTATGAAAAAGTTGCCGATATTTGTCTTGATTGTGAGGCCTTAGATGTACTTATTGCCGATACAGATGAAAGACATGACTCTATCTGGTCAGCTAGAGGAGCTTTTTTAGAGGCCATAAAAGCATCCACCACCCACATGGATGAATGTGATGTGGTTGTGCCTAGAAATAAAGTCAGTGATTTTGTGATCTTTACCCACCAGTTACAAGAAAAATACAACATGAGAATTAGTAGTTTTGGCCATGCCGGCGATGGTAATCTTCACATCTATCTCTTGAAAGATGAAATGGATGATGAAACCTGGAATAAAAAAGCAGGGGAAGTATTTAAAAAGATGTACAATAAAGCCTTTGAAATGGGCGGAGCGGTTTCCGGTGAACACGGTATTGGATTTGCCAAAATCCCCTATTTAGAAGACGAGTTTGGTGAAGAAGGTATGGAGCTTTTTAGAGGAATTAAACTTGCCTTTGATCCCAATGAAATTATGAATCCTGGAAAGCTTGGTTCTAACTATAAAGTCAATTTATATCAATAA
- a CDS encoding CidA/LrgA family protein: MIKQFSIIVSVLVLSYIIEIGFGLPIPASIIGMLLLLILLFTKVIPLEAVENISGFLQKEITLFILPLAIGIMDMVHLFDGKFFLTLLIIILSTTLSIFATALIMKLILGKKRTSKEANSL; this comes from the coding sequence ATGATCAAGCAATTTTCAATCATTGTATCTGTGTTGGTCCTATCCTATATAATAGAAATAGGCTTTGGATTGCCCATACCAGCCTCTATTATTGGGATGTTATTGTTGTTGATACTCCTTTTTACCAAGGTAATTCCTTTAGAGGCAGTGGAAAACATTTCAGGATTTCTACAGAAAGAGATCACCCTATTTATCCTTCCCTTGGCTATCGGCATTATGGATATGGTGCATCTTTTCGACGGAAAGTTTTTCCTTACTTTACTGATCATTATCCTCTCCACTACCCTTTCTATCTTTGCTACTGCTCTAATCATGAAATTGATATTAGGAAAAAAAAGAACTTCAAAGGAGGCAAATAGTCTATGA
- a CDS encoding LrgB family protein → MINALLQNTAFGVALTLLAYEIGKWIQKKTGLKVLSPLITATAFIISVLVLFHIDYSTYQPGANIIIFFVGPATVSFAVPLYKNIRVIKDNLMPILVGLLGGLFTGMISVLGLCYAFGINQQLTTSMLPKSVTSAIGFAISEMIGGVAEITLVLIVVAGVTGYVVGEFVFKILKIDDPVIKGIALGTNSHVVGTAKAMELGEKEGALSSAAITLAGLLMVFLVPLFIKIVGL, encoded by the coding sequence ATGATAAATGCATTATTGCAAAACACTGCCTTTGGAGTGGCTCTAACCCTCCTTGCCTATGAAATAGGAAAATGGATACAGAAAAAAACCGGTCTTAAAGTGCTATCTCCACTGATTACGGCAACCGCTTTCATTATAAGCGTCTTAGTTTTATTTCATATCGATTATTCTACCTATCAGCCCGGTGCAAATATTATTATTTTCTTTGTTGGACCTGCTACAGTGTCCTTTGCCGTTCCCCTTTATAAAAATATAAGAGTCATTAAAGATAATCTTATGCCCATACTGGTAGGATTATTAGGGGGATTGTTCACAGGCATGATATCGGTTTTAGGGCTATGCTACGCTTTTGGTATAAACCAACAGTTAACCACCTCCATGCTTCCAAAGTCTGTAACCTCTGCCATAGGATTTGCTATCTCGGAAATGATTGGTGGGGTAGCTGAAATCACCTTGGTTCTTATTGTCGTAGCAGGTGTAACAGGCTATGTAGTAGGCGAATTTGTATTTAAAATTTTGAAAATAGATGATCCCGTGATAAAGGGTATTGCCCTGGGCACCAATTCCCACGTGGTAGGAACCGCCAAGGCCATGGAACTTGGGGAAAAGGAAGGTGCCCTGTCCTCAGCAGCCATTACCCTAGCAGGACTTCTTATGGTATTTTTAGTGCCTCTATTTATCAAGATTGTTGGATTATAA